A genome region from Triticum aestivum cultivar Chinese Spring chromosome 2B, IWGSC CS RefSeq v2.1, whole genome shotgun sequence includes the following:
- the LOC123041883 gene encoding acyclic sesquiterpene synthase isoform X5, whose amino-acid sequence MKVVNPPGSSSLTRPTARCSSGGGLLCGVLPMRSTRDPRPAVARVAKNRPEVGGNAASMPNPVEKKARETRTKKQLHKPQDEPTYQESIHLQLSMVDVLQKIGISRHFASEIKSILDFTYRYWLQRDEIMLDAETCAMAFRILRMNGYSVSADGLSHISTDLSDTRSLLELYKASQVGTSDDELILDIIGSWSGYLLRQQLKSNDAQRTLLLREVEHVLDSPFYTMLDRLEHKRNIEQFDVIEHPIQQLTWQTNQDLLALGVMDFSTSQSIYQEEYQYLDSWVKESKLNRLPFARQKLAYFYLSAASTMFPPELSDARILWAKNGALTTVVDDFFDVGGSKEELQNLTALVEMWQKQEETEYYSEQVKIVFCAIYSSVNELGSKASAVQGRDVTGHLVEIVSLIIHSLMFVEGYFVVTKTDDTLSCLVQWQELLRNMMTEVEWRTTGYVPTLDEYIDNAVVTFALGPIVLPALYFVGPKITESMVTDPEYSELFRLMSTCGRLLNDVQTYEREYKEGKLNSVSLLVLHSDGSVTIPEARRKLQKPIDTCRRDLLRLVLKEDDAVPRPCKELFWNICKTCYFFYYQGDAFSCQEEKAGAVDAVIHDPLQLPMNLLSDLDYSTWRERIKIKH is encoded by the exons ATGAAGGTCGTGAATCCGCCGGGCAGTTCTTCTCTCACGCGGCCGACCGCTCGCTGCTCGTCCGGCGGCGGCCTACTATGCGGGGTGCTGCCGATGCGATCGACCAGAGATCCCCGGCCTGCCGTCGCCAGAG TCGCCAAGAACAGGCCGGAAGTTGGAGGAAATGCTGCGAGCATGCCAAATCCG GTCGAGAAGAAGGCTAGAGAGACTCGAACAAAGAAGCAGCTCCACAAACCTCAAGACGAGCCAACTTATCAGGAAAGTATACATCTCCAACTTTCCATGGTGGATGTGCTCCAAAAGATCGGTATATCTCGGCATTTTGCCAGTGAGATCAAGAGTATCCTGGATTTTACATACAG ATATTGGTTACAAAGAGATGAAATCATGCTGGACGCAGAGACATGTGCCATGGCGTTCCGCATCTTACGGATGAATGGGTACAGCGTATCAGCTG ATGGCCTGTCACATATCTCCACCGATCTGAGTGACACGAGATCTTTGTTGGAATTGTACAAGGCTTCACAAGTTGGCACTTCAGACGATGAGTTGATTCTGGATATTATAGGATCCTGGTCAGGTTACCTACTGAGGCAACAACTGAAATCTAATGATGCACAAAGAACCCTACTCCTAAGAGAG GTAGAACATGTTCTTGATAGCCCCTTCTACACCATGTTGGATCGTCTGGAACATAAGAGGAACATCGAACAATTTGACGTAATCGAGCATCCCATCCAACAACt GACTTGGCAAACAAATCAAGATCTTCTAGCTTTAGGTGTCATGGATTTCAGTACAAGTCAATCTATATACCAAGAAGAATATCAGTATCTCGACAG TTGGGTGAAAGAGAGCAAGCTGAACCGGCTACCTTTCGCACGACAGAAGTTGGCATATTTCTACCTCTCAGCTGCCAGCACCATGTTCCCTCCAGAGCTATCTGATGCTCGCATCCTATGGGCCAAGAATGGTGCGCTCACAACGGTTGTCGATGACTTCTTTGACGTTGGGGGATCAAAAGAAGAATTGCAGAACCTCACTGCATTAGTCGAGAT GTGGCAGAAGCAAGAGGAAACCGAGTACTACTCTGAACAAGTCAAGATCGTGTTCTGTGCAATCTATAGCTCAGTGAACGAACTTGGATCAAAGGCTTCCGCAGTGCAAGGTCGCGATGTCACCGGACACCTAGTAGAAATCGTTAGTCTAATCATACACAGTCTCATGTTCGTAGAAGGCTATTTTGTTGTTACGAAGACTGATGACACACTCAGTTGCCTTGTGCAGTGGCAAGAATTGCTACGGAATATGATGACCGAGGTGGAATGGAGAACGACCGGATACGTTCCAACTCTAGATGAGTACATAGATAATGCAGTTGTGACATTTGCGTTGGGCCCTATTGTGCTTCCTGCATTGTATTTTGTTGGACCAAAGATTACTGAGTCTATGGTCACAGATCCTGAGTACAGTGAGTTGTTTAGGTTGATGAGCACTTGCGGCCGTCTTCTCAATGACGTCCAAACCTACGAG AGGGAGTACAAAGAGGGTAAACTGAACAGTGTCTCTCTGCTCGTGCTTCATAGTGATGGCTCCGTGACCATACCAGAGGCCAGGAGGAAGTTGCAGAAGCCCATAGACACGTGTAGAAGAGACCTACTAAGGTTGGTCCTTAAGGAGGACGATGCCGTGCCTAGGCCTTGCAAGGAATTGTTCTGGAACATATGCAAGACATGCTACTTTTTCTATTACCAGGGAGACGCATTTAGCTGCCAAGAGGAGAAGGCCGGTGCGGTGGATGCGGTGATACATGATCCACTCCAACTCCCGATGAATCTACTCTCTGACCTTGATTATTCTACTTGGCGTGAGAGAATAAAGATCAAACATTAA
- the LOC123041883 gene encoding acyclic sesquiterpene synthase isoform X4, whose amino-acid sequence MKVVNPPGSSSLTRPTARCSSGGGLLCGVLPMRSTRDPRPAVARAVAKNRPEVGGNAASMPNPVEKKARETRTKKQLHKPQDEPTYQESIHLQLSMVDVLQKIGISRHFASEIKSILDFTYRYWLQRDEIMLDAETCAMAFRILRMNGYSVSADGLSHISTDLSDTRSLLELYKASQVGTSDDELILDIIGSWSGYLLRQQLKSNDAQRTLLLREVEHVLDSPFYTMLDRLEHKRNIEQFDVIEHPIQQLTWQTNQDLLALGVMDFSTSQSIYQEEYQYLDSWVKESKLNRLPFARQKLAYFYLSAASTMFPPELSDARILWAKNGALTTVVDDFFDVGGSKEELQNLTALVEMWQKQEETEYYSEQVKIVFCAIYSSVNELGSKASAVQGRDVTGHLVEIVSLIIHSLMFVEGYFVVTKTDDTLSCLVQWQELLRNMMTEVEWRTTGYVPTLDEYIDNAVVTFALGPIVLPALYFVGPKITESMVTDPEYSELFRLMSTCGRLLNDVQTYEREYKEGKLNSVSLLVLHSDGSVTIPEARRKLQKPIDTCRRDLLRLVLKEDDAVPRPCKELFWNICKTCYFFYYQGDAFSCQEEKAGAVDAVIHDPLQLPMNLLSDLDYSTWRERIKIKH is encoded by the exons ATGAAGGTCGTGAATCCGCCGGGCAGTTCTTCTCTCACGCGGCCGACCGCTCGCTGCTCGTCCGGCGGCGGCCTACTATGCGGGGTGCTGCCGATGCGATCGACCAGAGATCCCCGGCCTGCCGTCGCCAGAG CAGTCGCCAAGAACAGGCCGGAAGTTGGAGGAAATGCTGCGAGCATGCCAAATCCG GTCGAGAAGAAGGCTAGAGAGACTCGAACAAAGAAGCAGCTCCACAAACCTCAAGACGAGCCAACTTATCAGGAAAGTATACATCTCCAACTTTCCATGGTGGATGTGCTCCAAAAGATCGGTATATCTCGGCATTTTGCCAGTGAGATCAAGAGTATCCTGGATTTTACATACAG ATATTGGTTACAAAGAGATGAAATCATGCTGGACGCAGAGACATGTGCCATGGCGTTCCGCATCTTACGGATGAATGGGTACAGCGTATCAGCTG ATGGCCTGTCACATATCTCCACCGATCTGAGTGACACGAGATCTTTGTTGGAATTGTACAAGGCTTCACAAGTTGGCACTTCAGACGATGAGTTGATTCTGGATATTATAGGATCCTGGTCAGGTTACCTACTGAGGCAACAACTGAAATCTAATGATGCACAAAGAACCCTACTCCTAAGAGAG GTAGAACATGTTCTTGATAGCCCCTTCTACACCATGTTGGATCGTCTGGAACATAAGAGGAACATCGAACAATTTGACGTAATCGAGCATCCCATCCAACAACt GACTTGGCAAACAAATCAAGATCTTCTAGCTTTAGGTGTCATGGATTTCAGTACAAGTCAATCTATATACCAAGAAGAATATCAGTATCTCGACAG TTGGGTGAAAGAGAGCAAGCTGAACCGGCTACCTTTCGCACGACAGAAGTTGGCATATTTCTACCTCTCAGCTGCCAGCACCATGTTCCCTCCAGAGCTATCTGATGCTCGCATCCTATGGGCCAAGAATGGTGCGCTCACAACGGTTGTCGATGACTTCTTTGACGTTGGGGGATCAAAAGAAGAATTGCAGAACCTCACTGCATTAGTCGAGAT GTGGCAGAAGCAAGAGGAAACCGAGTACTACTCTGAACAAGTCAAGATCGTGTTCTGTGCAATCTATAGCTCAGTGAACGAACTTGGATCAAAGGCTTCCGCAGTGCAAGGTCGCGATGTCACCGGACACCTAGTAGAAATCGTTAGTCTAATCATACACAGTCTCATGTTCGTAGAAGGCTATTTTGTTGTTACGAAGACTGATGACACACTCAGTTGCCTTGTGCAGTGGCAAGAATTGCTACGGAATATGATGACCGAGGTGGAATGGAGAACGACCGGATACGTTCCAACTCTAGATGAGTACATAGATAATGCAGTTGTGACATTTGCGTTGGGCCCTATTGTGCTTCCTGCATTGTATTTTGTTGGACCAAAGATTACTGAGTCTATGGTCACAGATCCTGAGTACAGTGAGTTGTTTAGGTTGATGAGCACTTGCGGCCGTCTTCTCAATGACGTCCAAACCTACGAG AGGGAGTACAAAGAGGGTAAACTGAACAGTGTCTCTCTGCTCGTGCTTCATAGTGATGGCTCCGTGACCATACCAGAGGCCAGGAGGAAGTTGCAGAAGCCCATAGACACGTGTAGAAGAGACCTACTAAGGTTGGTCCTTAAGGAGGACGATGCCGTGCCTAGGCCTTGCAAGGAATTGTTCTGGAACATATGCAAGACATGCTACTTTTTCTATTACCAGGGAGACGCATTTAGCTGCCAAGAGGAGAAGGCCGGTGCGGTGGATGCGGTGATACATGATCCACTCCAACTCCCGATGAATCTACTCTCTGACCTTGATTATTCTACTTGGCGTGAGAGAATAAAGATCAAACATTAA